A genomic window from Populus nigra chromosome 7, ddPopNigr1.1, whole genome shotgun sequence includes:
- the LOC133698843 gene encoding protein GRAVITROPIC IN THE LIGHT 1-like encodes METIKCRSLPNNKSKIARTFQKVINLKTATRIASNNGIGMCMLTPHNKFDQDDSNTAYKPQNTNNHKKKDARAKRRAVLEALLAKLFASITTIKAGYAELQMAQNPYCSDAIQASDQAVVDELKQLSQLKRSFFKNELDLSPQVTMMLAEIQEQQGLMKTYEITIKKLEAGVEVKDSDIGSLKKQLDEAIAFNKSLEKRLNASGPLSMFDNIRFSLLNPTHFVQFLHHALRSVRNFVKLMVCEMEVARWDIEAAAKAIEPENTVFANPSHRCFVFESFVCKTMLEGFNHPNEELQSEHYYFIEFKKLKSLNPKQFLTQNPDSSFARFTRAKYLQLVHAKMECSLFGNLNQRKLVSSGGFPDSAFFNAFVEMARRLWALNLLAFSFGEDVSIFQVAKNCRFSDVYMEAVTQDSVLETTNADTDLLVAFTVVPGFKIGKTVIQSQVYLSPASS; translated from the coding sequence ATGGAGACAATCAAATGCAGATCACTCCCAAACAACAAGAGCAAGATAGCAAGAACATTCCAAAAAGTTATCAACCTCAAGACTGCAACTAGAATTGCTTCAAATAATGGGATTGGCATGTGTATGCTGACACCACACAACAAGTTCGATCAAGATGATTCAAACACCGCCTACAAACCTCAAAACACTAATAATCACAAGAAGAAAGATGCCAGGGCCAAGCGCAGAGCAGTCTTGGAGGCATTGCTGGCAAAGCTATTTGCAAGCATTACTACAATTAAAGCAGGTTACGCGGAGCTACAAATGGCTCAGAATCCTTATTGTAGTGATGCTATACAAGCTTCAGATCAGGCTGTTGTTGATGAGTTGAAACAATTATCACAACTTAAGCGTAGTTTTTTCAAGAATGAGCTTGACCTTTCACCCCAGGTTACTATGATGCTGGCGGAGATTCAAGAACAACAGGGCTTAATGAAGACCTATGAGATCACAATCAAGAAACTGGAAGCAGGTGTTGAGGTTAAAGATTCAGACATTGGTTCACTCAAGAAACAGCTTGATGAGGCCATAGCTTTTAACAAGTCTCTTGAGAAGAGACTAAATGCAAGTGGGCCTCTATCAATGTTCGACAACATTCGGTTTTCACTCCTAAATCCAACCCATTTTGTTCAATTCTTGCATCATGCTTTAAGGTCCGTGAGGAATTTTGTGAAACTAATGGTTTGTGAAATGGAGGTAGCCCGCTGGGATATTGAAGCAGCTGCAAAAGCAATTGAACCAGAAAACACTGTTTTCGCAAATCCAAGCCACAGGTGCTTTGTCTTTGAATCTTTTGTGTGCAAAACAATGCTTGAGGGTTTCAATCATCCAAATGAAGAGCTTCAAAGTGAACACTACTACTTCATTGAATTCAAAAAGCTCAAATCTTTGAACCCAAAACAGTTCTTGACTCAGAATCCAGACTCATCATTTGCACGATTCACAAGGGCTAAGTATCTTCAACTTGTTCATGCAAAAATGGAGTGCTCTCTGTTTGGGAATTTAAACCAGAGAAAACTAGTGAGTTCTGGTGGATTCCCAGATTCTGCTTTCTTTAATGCATTTGTTGAGATGGCTAGAAGGTTATGGGCCTTGAATCTCTTAGCTTTCTCGTTTGGTGAGGATGTCAGTATTTTTCAGGTAGCCAAGAATTGCAGATTCTCTGATGTCTACATGGAGGCTGTTACACAAGACTCAGTATTAGAAACCACCAACGCTGACACTGATCTCCTGGTAGCTTTCACAGTGGTTCCAGGATTCAAGATTGGCAAAACTGTGATACAGAGTCAAGTGTACTTGTCTCCGGCGAGTTCTTGA